The Methylacidimicrobium sp. B4 genome contains a region encoding:
- a CDS encoding autoinducer binding domain-containing protein: protein MPSPTPQEPGQGGTVRLQGVLQESQDVSLPAAHGGSTPEAPFAHQGERWTIPSSRLRVPGMGRDVGALRRAATSPVRRSGRSLELLLTKKELGELLELDYALACLRDPAEFPELLARVAKLIPATSILAVASYFDPARQEARLATSAVHDYPEEWLRRYFCNGYVRLDPIVQRYAATFQMVAWSPVLREAQSRQASAFTREAKDFGMAYGLTCGIRDAKSCQATLFSVSGRELESEIRHRSVFQHLIPHLNGAIIRVSGIPANPARIDALSLRELEVMRWMKEGKSNWEVSRILRVSEATVKFHVKNILAKLQASNRSHAIALAMEHRAL, encoded by the coding sequence ATGCCCTCCCCCACCCCGCAGGAGCCGGGTCAGGGAGGCACAGTTCGGCTGCAGGGCGTCTTGCAAGAGTCCCAGGACGTTTCTCTCCCGGCCGCCCATGGGGGATCCACGCCGGAGGCTCCCTTTGCGCATCAGGGCGAGCGATGGACGATCCCATCCTCGCGGTTGCGGGTTCCGGGCATGGGGCGAGATGTCGGAGCCTTGCGGCGAGCGGCGACTTCTCCGGTGCGGCGCTCGGGCCGGTCCTTGGAGCTGCTCTTGACCAAGAAGGAGCTGGGGGAGCTGCTCGAACTCGACTATGCGTTGGCCTGCCTTCGGGATCCCGCTGAATTTCCGGAGCTTCTCGCCCGCGTCGCCAAGCTCATTCCCGCGACGAGCATCCTCGCGGTAGCTAGCTATTTTGATCCGGCTCGCCAAGAGGCGCGATTGGCGACGAGCGCCGTGCATGACTATCCCGAGGAGTGGCTGCGCCGATACTTTTGCAATGGGTATGTGAGGCTCGATCCCATTGTTCAGAGGTATGCGGCAACCTTCCAAATGGTAGCTTGGTCTCCGGTGCTCCGGGAGGCTCAGAGCAGGCAAGCTAGTGCGTTCACCCGCGAAGCGAAGGACTTTGGAATGGCGTATGGCTTGACCTGCGGTATTCGTGATGCGAAGTCTTGCCAAGCAACGCTTTTTTCGGTGTCGGGAAGGGAGCTCGAAAGCGAGATCCGTCACCGCTCCGTATTCCAGCATCTCATCCCCCATCTCAATGGGGCGATCATTCGGGTGAGCGGGATTCCCGCCAACCCGGCCCGGATCGATGCGCTCTCGCTCCGGGAGCTCGAGGTGATGCGCTGGATGAAGGAGGGGAAGAGCAACTGGGAGGTGAGCCGGATCCTTCGCGTCAGCGAGGCGACGGTCAAGTTCCATGTGAAGAACATCCTGGCCAAGCTGCAGGCCTCCAACCGTTCTCATGCCATTGCGCTCGCGATGGAGCACCGCGCGCTCTGA
- a CDS encoding response regulator transcription factor has protein sequence MAVAESENGSVAEQGRGGTGVILIVEAQAERARVMQRALQRHGYRCVVMRTTEEAFFCLATEAISVVIIGSEVVSRSGKKLLEVLQGRFRHVAKLALGPRDCSAHAVTALAAGADDVASLDLPEDELLARVAALLRRNAETTALRKCIGDLTIDIGMHRVWLGSREISLTTKEFELLLYLIQHVNEVVTPEMLARDVWREPNRITPLQSVIYVHLSNLRRKLKQNEQINPIRTIRGVGYQLGDSLFLLPRE, from the coding sequence ATGGCTGTGGCTGAATCCGAAAATGGCTCCGTGGCGGAGCAAGGGCGCGGCGGGACCGGGGTCATCTTGATCGTCGAAGCGCAAGCCGAGCGGGCTCGGGTGATGCAGCGAGCGCTTCAAAGGCACGGATACCGCTGCGTGGTCATGCGGACGACCGAAGAGGCGTTCTTCTGCTTGGCGACCGAGGCGATCTCGGTGGTCATCATCGGGTCCGAGGTGGTGAGCCGCAGCGGGAAGAAGCTGCTCGAGGTGCTCCAGGGCCGGTTCCGACACGTGGCAAAATTGGCCCTGGGACCTCGGGATTGCTCCGCGCATGCGGTGACGGCGCTGGCGGCCGGAGCCGACGATGTGGCTTCGCTCGATTTGCCGGAGGACGAGCTCCTCGCGCGCGTCGCAGCCCTCCTGCGGAGGAATGCGGAAACGACGGCGCTGCGCAAGTGCATCGGTGACCTCACGATCGACATCGGGATGCACCGGGTCTGGCTTGGGTCGCGGGAGATCTCCCTGACGACGAAGGAATTCGAGCTGTTGCTCTATCTCATCCAGCATGTCAACGAGGTGGTGACCCCGGAGATGCTCGCGCGCGATGTCTGGAGAGAGCCCAACCGGATCACCCCCCTGCAGTCCGTGATCTACGTCCATCTCTCGAACCTGCGTCGGAAGCTGAAGCAGAACGAGCAAATCAATCCGATTCGAACCATTCGGGGCGTCGGTTACCAGCTCGGCGATTCCCTCTTTCTGCTTCCGCGCGAGTGA
- a CDS encoding nucleotidyltransferase family protein has protein sequence MAVRVCGAGKRLIPGSGDGQGAAMTDVEELICAILRGENPQWPSREREEFASRFLERSAYHGVQALVHHRLQETGSGGGGWGMPRAVSEACRNQAFAQAMWELRHRWLLQQALGRLSKIGARPVLFKGTALAYSLYPAPFLRTRGDTDLVIPPDQRDRAIRELGSLGLIRQPNVSGEFITYEAGFEWIDSVSHQEHVLDLHWRISNSEFLSHLLSYEEVCAETETLPGLSTEAIAVRPVYALLLACLHPAVHQQVPYYVDGVRHYGGDRLIWFYDIHCLLGKLSASECREFAELAERKGLRMTCRESVERARTLFGTLLPESADRALSLPGSPGRADRYLQASASCRFRADFQAIAGMRNKLQFLVELCFPPEPYMRWKYAGAKPRWLPWLYLRRAGARLRRIFGITPGRSSRNRSHCAPIR, from the coding sequence ATGGCCGTGCGGGTCTGTGGAGCCGGAAAGCGGTTGATTCCTGGCTCCGGGGATGGGCAGGGGGCTGCCATGACGGACGTGGAAGAACTGATCTGCGCGATCTTGCGCGGGGAAAACCCCCAGTGGCCATCTCGGGAGCGGGAGGAGTTCGCGAGCCGTTTTCTGGAGCGGAGCGCCTACCACGGCGTTCAGGCGCTGGTGCACCACCGGCTGCAGGAGACCGGATCTGGGGGTGGTGGGTGGGGCATGCCGCGAGCCGTTTCCGAGGCCTGCCGGAATCAGGCCTTCGCGCAAGCGATGTGGGAACTGCGGCACCGATGGCTTTTGCAGCAAGCGCTGGGACGACTGTCAAAGATCGGAGCAAGGCCCGTTCTTTTTAAAGGCACGGCGTTGGCCTACTCCCTCTACCCCGCGCCCTTCTTGCGCACGCGGGGCGATACCGATTTGGTCATTCCTCCCGATCAGCGGGATCGGGCAATCCGGGAGCTCGGATCCTTGGGGCTCATCCGCCAGCCCAACGTGAGCGGGGAGTTTATCACCTATGAGGCGGGATTTGAGTGGATCGATTCGGTTTCCCATCAGGAGCATGTCCTTGATCTGCACTGGCGGATCAGCAATTCCGAGTTCCTGTCGCATCTCTTGTCGTATGAGGAAGTCTGCGCTGAAACCGAGACTCTCCCGGGCTTGAGCACGGAGGCGATCGCCGTCCGGCCGGTCTATGCGCTTCTCCTCGCCTGTCTCCATCCGGCCGTTCATCAGCAGGTGCCCTATTACGTGGATGGCGTGCGCCACTATGGCGGCGATCGGTTGATCTGGTTCTACGACATCCATTGTCTCCTGGGAAAACTCTCAGCTTCGGAGTGCCGGGAATTCGCGGAGCTTGCGGAACGGAAGGGGTTGCGCATGACCTGCCGGGAGAGCGTCGAGCGGGCCCGCACGCTCTTCGGCACCCTCCTGCCGGAATCCGCCGATCGGGCGCTGTCCCTGCCGGGGTCTCCGGGACGCGCCGATCGCTATCTCCAGGCGTCCGCCTCCTGCCGGTTCCGGGCCGATTTCCAGGCGATCGCCGGCATGCGAAACAAGCTCCAGTTCCTGGTGGAGCTCTGTTTTCCTCCTGAGCCCTACATGCGGTGGAAGTATGCGGGAGCCAAACCGCGCTGGCTGCCTTGGCTCTATTTGCGACGGGCGGGAGCGCGGCTGCGGCGCATCTTCGGGATTACGCCGGGGAGGAGCTCCAGGAACAGGAGCCACTGCGCACCGATCCGCTGA
- a CDS encoding lasso peptide biosynthesis B2 protein — translation MDRITTLSANRPSPAPSGDPATTARYDTGGSCGPLSRQAATPTGHILPLILARSTWVRLLHLGPRKLAALALAYPSLWTVRIGLRRLPFSRFRSLLARVSPAGLLPPLPLCWAIEALSRRLPWSSCLIQAAAGHLLLALSGTPSQLVIGVRQHGAELEAHAWLESGGRVILDPMPQGRFQKIDRIGSAHPPETLT, via the coding sequence ATGGATCGCATAACCACTCTTTCTGCGAATCGTCCTTCTCCAGCCCCCTCCGGAGATCCCGCGACCACGGCTCGATACGATACGGGAGGCTCCTGCGGACCCCTCTCCCGGCAAGCGGCCACGCCGACGGGACACATCCTCCCGCTCATCCTTGCAAGATCGACCTGGGTCCGCCTCCTCCACCTAGGTCCCCGGAAGCTGGCAGCCCTCGCTCTCGCCTATCCCTCTCTTTGGACGGTCCGCATCGGGCTCCGTCGGCTGCCGTTCTCCCGCTTCCGAAGCCTTCTCGCCCGGGTTTCTCCAGCGGGCCTTCTCCCTCCCCTTCCCCTCTGCTGGGCCATCGAAGCTCTCTCCCGGCGCCTCCCCTGGTCGAGCTGCCTCATTCAGGCGGCGGCGGGTCACCTCCTCCTCGCCCTCTCCGGTACCCCGAGCCAGCTCGTCATCGGAGTCCGCCAACACGGAGCGGAGCTTGAGGCGCATGCCTGGCTCGAAAGCGGCGGACGCGTGATTCTCGATCCGATGCCGCAGGGGCGGTTCCAAAAGATCGACAGGATCGGTTCTGCGCACCCTCCCGAGACGCTCACGTAG
- a CDS encoding asparagine synthetase B, with amino-acid sequence MAAIGGIWSPGGGAFESALLPMAEALAHRGKGGRRFFTSEGLGLFEEGAPPGASGVGPRSPQPEAPVVFDGRIDNQEELRAELDLPPEASVELLVAEAYARWQRGCAGRLRGEFAFALWDARRETLYLARDRFGVRPLCYFWKPGGGGFFAFASEIKGLFAVPGVLRRPRESAIVDFVAGMAAEASGTPYERIFRLPPAHWMEVDREGVRSQRYWTLGPATIGEANDREMAEELYRRLSRAVARRLRPGGRAGVLLSGGIDSSSITGLLAEQLADGRGPEVIAAVFPTIPECDESAFLEEVVAHHGLRCHRVRADLLDPLGEIEQWLYRQDGLVLGYNLFLNVALYREAAAAGVELIFDGFDGDTVVSHGVERLAELARGGRWRTLSREARLLAAGHGFSAADVWRAHVLRPALPAWARQAWFRIRQAGGEGLPSLLNRGLAQKHHLADRIFAARRLQLAVGGSVQRMHRHRLEAAVLSTIFEGLDKEAAWWGIEPAHPFFDPEVVEWCLGLPSAQKLRDGLTRHVLREAVRGIVPEKVRLRRDKSDQSQALTLLLHRHDQVQLQGLWKEDKPLLEPYWEWAELEKAWHRYQGSPNPADCMTLWRAKVLALWLRGLESGKGWMERPPRPKRGTG; translated from the coding sequence ATGGCCGCGATCGGAGGTATCTGGTCCCCCGGCGGGGGAGCCTTCGAATCGGCCCTGCTCCCGATGGCGGAAGCCCTCGCCCACCGCGGAAAGGGGGGGAGGCGCTTTTTCACCTCGGAGGGGCTTGGCCTTTTCGAAGAGGGCGCGCCCCCAGGCGCCTCGGGCGTGGGCCCGAGGTCTCCCCAGCCGGAAGCGCCCGTAGTCTTCGATGGCCGTATCGATAACCAGGAGGAGCTGCGGGCAGAGCTCGATCTTCCGCCGGAAGCCTCGGTCGAGCTGCTGGTGGCGGAGGCGTATGCGCGCTGGCAGCGCGGCTGCGCTGGGCGCCTCCGGGGAGAATTTGCCTTCGCGCTCTGGGATGCGCGGAGGGAAACCCTTTACTTGGCCCGCGATCGCTTCGGCGTTCGACCGCTCTGCTACTTCTGGAAGCCTGGAGGCGGCGGCTTCTTTGCCTTTGCCTCGGAGATCAAGGGGCTCTTTGCCGTCCCTGGGGTTCTTCGTCGGCCGAGGGAGTCGGCGATCGTCGACTTCGTGGCCGGAATGGCGGCGGAGGCCTCGGGAACGCCCTATGAGCGGATTTTTCGGCTCCCGCCGGCGCACTGGATGGAGGTCGACCGAGAGGGAGTCCGGAGCCAACGATACTGGACGCTTGGCCCTGCAACCATCGGGGAGGCGAACGATCGGGAGATGGCGGAGGAGCTCTACCGGAGGCTCTCTCGGGCGGTTGCGCGCCGACTCCGGCCCGGAGGGCGCGCCGGGGTTCTCCTGAGTGGCGGGATCGATTCCTCCTCGATTACGGGGCTGCTTGCGGAGCAGTTGGCGGATGGGAGAGGGCCGGAGGTGATTGCCGCGGTCTTTCCGACGATCCCGGAATGCGACGAGAGCGCCTTTCTCGAGGAGGTGGTCGCCCATCATGGCCTGCGGTGCCATCGGGTTCGGGCGGATTTGCTCGATCCGCTCGGGGAGATCGAGCAGTGGCTCTATCGGCAGGACGGGCTTGTCCTCGGCTACAACCTCTTTCTCAACGTGGCTCTCTATCGGGAGGCAGCGGCCGCGGGAGTGGAGCTCATCTTTGACGGGTTCGATGGGGACACGGTCGTCTCTCACGGAGTGGAGCGGCTCGCCGAGCTCGCTCGGGGGGGAAGATGGCGGACTCTCTCCCGGGAGGCGCGGCTCTTGGCTGCCGGACACGGCTTTTCGGCGGCGGATGTCTGGAGGGCACACGTGCTCCGGCCCGCGCTGCCGGCATGGGCACGCCAAGCATGGTTCCGGATTCGGCAAGCGGGGGGAGAGGGGCTCCCCTCGCTGCTGAACCGGGGGCTGGCCCAAAAGCACCATCTTGCCGATCGGATCTTTGCCGCGCGGCGCTTGCAGCTTGCGGTGGGAGGATCGGTTCAGCGGATGCACCGCCATCGCCTGGAGGCGGCGGTCCTCTCGACGATCTTTGAAGGGCTCGACAAGGAGGCTGCCTGGTGGGGGATCGAGCCGGCCCACCCCTTCTTCGATCCCGAGGTGGTCGAATGGTGCCTGGGGCTGCCGAGCGCCCAGAAGCTCCGGGATGGGCTGACCCGCCATGTGTTGCGCGAAGCGGTGCGGGGGATCGTGCCCGAGAAGGTCCGGCTGCGCCGGGACAAGAGCGATCAGAGCCAGGCCTTGACGCTCCTGCTCCACCGGCATGACCAGGTGCAGCTCCAGGGCCTATGGAAGGAGGACAAGCCTCTGCTGGAACCGTATTGGGAATGGGCAGAGCTCGAGAAGGCCTGGCATCGCTACCAGGGCTCCCCGAACCCGGCAGATTGCATGACGCTCTGGCGGGCCAAGGTTCTCGCTCTCTGGCTCCGGGGACTCGAATCGGGCAAGGGCTGGATGGAGCGGCCTCCGCGTCCCAAGCGGGGAACGGGCTAA
- a CDS encoding PqqD family protein, with product MVEKSVVILHTEEGIYYQLDGVGTRVWELLAEPISLEALVTALVGEFEVEEDRCSADAEALLQELLERRMVRRVGATR from the coding sequence ATGGTCGAGAAGTCGGTGGTGATCCTCCATACGGAGGAGGGAATCTACTACCAGCTTGATGGCGTGGGGACCCGGGTTTGGGAGCTGCTGGCCGAGCCGATCTCCCTCGAGGCGCTGGTAACGGCGCTGGTCGGGGAGTTTGAGGTGGAGGAGGACCGCTGCTCGGCGGATGCCGAGGCTCTGCTCCAAGAGTTGCTGGAACGGCGCATGGTGCGACGGGTCGGGGCCACGCGGTAG
- a CDS encoding lasso RiPP family leader peptide-containing protein → MKNENGMPERNQKAGEKRRKPYEAPKLIVHGSVEELTKNSGVLLTDTLLTGSIVSTATVLG, encoded by the coding sequence ATGAAGAACGAAAACGGAATGCCTGAACGCAATCAAAAGGCAGGGGAGAAACGCCGGAAGCCCTACGAGGCGCCAAAGCTGATTGTCCATGGCTCGGTCGAAGAGCTCACAAAGAATAGCGGCGTCTTGCTCACCGATACGCTTCTGACAGGAAGCATCGTCTCGACGGCTACTGTCCTTGGCTAA
- a CDS encoding radical SAM protein, giving the protein MSFAWKTVGLMYTRRCPLACGHCVTRSSPGDEGKMDPKDAARYIGEAARVSTQLCFTGGEPLLYPEEIRSLVALASKLGLTVSLVTGCGWAKDEERIEPVLSELAEAGLRQLVISWDPFHEVFLRREAAVRVAQTAANLGLRPIIRSAFRASDSPEARAAYYAEFAASAQAHEAMEVVPVGRAASLPVESFDWSSGPPAGFCPSVVLPVVRWDGTVYACCGPSLEAEPGSPLILGNALEEPLDRILARGASDPVLHAIYAIGPRAMGKLIEENDELSSQRFAGICQVCLRLTNDPSFVAKIRKRLADPQIRLVLAAHLLARRAGKPMGVRAEAARMGAGQERAAGASLSGCARGCG; this is encoded by the coding sequence ATGAGCTTTGCCTGGAAGACCGTGGGCCTCATGTACACGCGGCGCTGCCCTCTGGCGTGTGGCCACTGCGTCACCCGCTCTTCTCCCGGGGACGAGGGAAAGATGGATCCCAAGGATGCGGCGCGCTACATCGGGGAGGCGGCACGGGTCAGCACGCAGCTCTGCTTCACCGGCGGGGAGCCGCTGCTCTACCCGGAGGAGATCCGGAGCCTGGTCGCCCTGGCAAGCAAACTCGGCTTGACTGTTTCGCTTGTGACCGGCTGCGGTTGGGCCAAAGACGAGGAGCGGATCGAGCCTGTGCTCTCGGAGCTGGCGGAGGCGGGCCTCCGGCAGCTGGTGATCAGCTGGGATCCCTTCCATGAGGTCTTCTTGCGGAGGGAGGCTGCGGTCCGAGTGGCCCAAACGGCGGCGAACCTGGGGCTTCGTCCGATCATCCGTTCCGCCTTCCGGGCCAGCGACTCTCCGGAGGCGCGCGCGGCATATTACGCGGAGTTTGCTGCTTCTGCCCAAGCGCACGAGGCGATGGAGGTCGTGCCGGTTGGACGGGCCGCCAGCCTGCCCGTGGAAAGCTTCGACTGGTCGAGCGGGCCCCCGGCGGGATTCTGCCCTTCGGTCGTCCTGCCGGTCGTCCGTTGGGATGGCACGGTCTATGCCTGCTGCGGTCCCTCGCTCGAGGCCGAGCCTGGCTCTCCCCTCATCCTGGGGAATGCGCTCGAGGAGCCGCTCGATCGGATCCTCGCTCGGGGAGCTTCCGATCCGGTGCTTCACGCGATCTACGCCATCGGCCCCCGGGCGATGGGGAAGCTGATTGAGGAAAACGACGAGCTCTCGTCGCAACGATTTGCGGGCATCTGTCAAGTTTGCCTGCGGCTCACCAACGATCCGTCGTTTGTGGCCAAAATCCGGAAGAGGCTTGCCGATCCGCAGATCCGCCTAGTGCTGGCGGCCCATTTGTTGGCGAGAAGGGCTGGCAAGCCCATGGGCGTGCGAGCGGAAGCGGCACGGATGGGGGCAGGGCAAGAGAGAGCAGCCGGCGCGAGCCTGTCTGGCTGCGCTAGAGGATGTGGATGA
- a CDS encoding FkbM family methyltransferase, translated as MNLKTEKGFLTGRREEEFQEALSRAIQPGMSYWDIGANVGFYTLLGSQRAGPRGQVIAIEPDPENVRRLRAAVARNLLENVQVVETALSSCEGTMALERSGPMSHLRMGQEKLTAAETILVAVSTMEKLAERIGAPDVVKMDVEGAEIEVFRGMGPLLRERKPLFLVEFHSEELLAEARKLLPDYEFHPIDPGGHWRLEPRNPGSAESSPVPLKTGCPNR; from the coding sequence TTGAACCTCAAAACGGAAAAGGGTTTTCTTACGGGCCGGCGGGAGGAGGAGTTCCAGGAGGCCCTCAGTCGCGCGATCCAGCCAGGAATGTCGTATTGGGATATCGGAGCGAATGTTGGTTTCTACACCCTCCTCGGGAGTCAGCGTGCTGGGCCCCGAGGGCAGGTCATCGCGATTGAGCCCGATCCGGAGAATGTCCGGCGCCTTCGGGCTGCGGTGGCGAGGAATCTCTTGGAAAATGTCCAAGTGGTGGAGACTGCCTTAAGCTCATGCGAAGGGACGATGGCGTTGGAGAGATCTGGTCCCATGAGCCACTTGCGCATGGGGCAGGAGAAATTGACGGCAGCCGAGACGATCCTGGTTGCCGTTTCTACGATGGAGAAGCTCGCGGAGCGTATCGGTGCTCCGGATGTGGTGAAGATGGATGTGGAAGGGGCGGAAATCGAAGTGTTCCGCGGAATGGGACCTCTCCTACGGGAGCGAAAGCCTCTCTTTCTTGTGGAATTTCACAGCGAAGAACTGCTCGCGGAGGCAAGAAAGCTTCTGCCGGACTACGAGTTCCACCCGATCGATCCGGGTGGGCATTGGCGACTGGAGCCAAGGAATCCCGGATCGGCTGAATCGAGTCCGGTGCCTCTAAAAACAGGATGCCCGAATCGGTAA